From the genome of Penaeus chinensis breed Huanghai No. 1 chromosome 8, ASM1920278v2, whole genome shotgun sequence, one region includes:
- the LOC125028246 gene encoding uncharacterized protein LOC125028246 isoform X1: MGVQVGAEMEPEVVGGLVMGVSLGVAALLCTGLCLGLWCRRLRGHDGDPSPATFLVSKRKAGAYTTSDHPMAFVLPSIPQSDAGSEPHTPTPTILTPTERAKKTCATGVPTVYGRQDDENAPVHRWEVVSHTMCSCPIPNTPPPSYTPPTPYTPPTPYSPPTSYSAPVAKCRSCTPAYARGAPRPRSASPRATPLTLPLGRKKRPAPQPPVQGTPQLSPTQGGNFAYQPMPRPRSASPNTFLKSPATPTPPPRSIFMKNRGAWGLDELREALRQACTDEGEVRSPTYPDPGDVTTPDSIDGWGPVWTPASSIGSGGGCGLGELRVRVRYTVRTRLLKLMILSADHLPLRLGPEPLDTYTKAVMLPEKRVRFNTRAVSAVTHASFNASFTHAARPSRLAHATLRFSVCQVTGCGRRVVVGYAAVPLSQVGFRVGLSLDLDTGPLTLHLQESAPDQQVGLGGQLQVGLSWDSEHSDLTISVLHLAGLQYDNQRDSVQVYVKVTVYTNNTILCWRRTSPRPIESEMTLFEEDLILRMPELDLDATHLVLSVRERTGPGCGRRVLGSCLVGLGGCVGEDGRHHWLDMLRAAPDIVVRTHPLAAHASYHDVLPKDFLLAMAPPPPPPKDQVSPEHCQRAPSQGGPHAHRCGESDEPSPPPIPIAARRNTAPAHANGNVSPKAAHETAARETTAHDDLPREEATPSPRDSVYEDAHSTLDSLQPMECTPTQPTESQPEHQDNIYANDEPIYENIDDLQASIGCPTPEPTRGERL; this comes from the exons ATGGGTGTACAAGTGGGCGCGGAGATGGAGCCAGAAGTAGTGGGTGGCCTGGTTATGGGCGTGTCCCTGGGCGTGGCTGCTCTTCTCTGCACTGGACTTTGTCTCGGCCTCTGGTGCAG GCGTCTGCGGGGCCACGACGGCGACCCGAGTCCCGCGACCTTCCTGGTGAGCAAGCGGAAGGCAGGAGCTTACACAACGTCCGACCACCCCATGGCTTTCGTCCTCCCCTCT ATCCCACAGAGCGATGCCGGCAGCGAGccccacacacccacgcccacgatTCTCACGCCCACAGAGAGAGCCAAGAAAACATGTGCTACAGGAGTGCCCACGGTTTACGGTAGACAGGATGACGAGAACGCCCCTGTACATA gaTGGGAGGTCGTGTCCCACACCATGTGCTCGTGCCCGATCCCGAACACGCCCCCGCCCTCCTATACGCCGCCCACGCCCTACACTCCACCGACGCCCTACAGCCCGCCCACCTCCTACTCCGCCCCCGTCGCGAAGTGCCGGTCTTGCACGCCCGCCTACGCCCGCGGAGCCCCCCGCCCCCGCTCGGCTTCCCCAAGGGCGACGCCCCTCACGTTACCCctcgggaggaagaagaggccagCGCCCCAGCCTCCTGTGCAGGGGACGCCTCAGCTCTCGCCCACACAGGGAGGCAACTTCGCCTACCAGCCGATGCCACGCCCGCGCTCTGCCTCGCCCAATACCTTCTTGAAGTCGCCCGCTACGCCCACGCCGCCCCCGAGGTCTATCTTCATGAAAAA CAGAGGGGCTTGGGGATTAGACGAACTCCGAGAAGCCCTCAGACAGGCGTGCACAGACGAGGGCGAGGTCAGGTCACCCACCTACCCTGACCCTGGAGATGTCACGACCCCGGATTCTATTGATGGCTGGGGACCTGTGTGGACACCTGCCTCTAGCATTGGCTCGG GCGGCGGGTGCGGTCTGGGCGAACTGCGGGTCCGGGTTCGCTACACAGTGAGAACGAGGCTCCTGAAGCTTATGATTCTCTCCGCTGACCACCTGCCTTTGAGACTCGGTCCTGAACCTCTCGACACTTACACAAAG GCCGTAATGCTCCCAGAGAAACGAGTGAGATTCAACACCCGCGCTGTGTCCGCCGTCACCCATGCCTCGTTCAACGCTTCCTTCACCCACGCCGCCCGCCCGTCTCGCCTCGCCCACGCCACCCTCAGGTTCTCCGTCTGCCAG GTGACAGGATGCGGACGGCGGGTCGTGGTTGGCTACGCAGCCGTACCCTTGTCTCAGGTAGGGTTCAGGGTAGGCCTATCCCTAGACCTCGACACCGGGCCTCTCACTCTCCACCTGCAGGAGAGCGCACCGGACCAGCAG GTGGGTCTTGGTGGCCAGCTGCAGGTGGGACTCAGTTGGGACTCGGAGCACAGCGACCTGACCATCAGTGTCCTTCACTTAGCCGGCCTTCAGTACGATAACCAACGTGATTCAG TGCAAGTCTACGTCAAAGTTACAGTGTACACTAACAACACCATCCTTTGCTGGCGTCGAACGAGCCCTCGTCCCATTGAGAGTGAGATGACGCTGTTCGAGGAGGACCTTATCCTTCGCATGCCCGAGTTGGACCTCGACGCCACGCACCTCGTCctcagtgtgagagagagaaccggGCCAG GCTGCGGGCGGCGAGTGCTTGGGTCGTGCCTTGTGGGTTTGGGCGGCTGCGTGGGCGAGGACGGGCGTCACCACTGGCTGGACATGCTGCGCGCCGCCCCCGACATCGTGGTGAGGACCCACCCACTGGCCGCCCACGCTTCCTACCACGACGTGCTGCCCAAGGACTTTCTCCTCGCCAtggccccccctccgcccccgcccAAGGACCAGGTGTCTCCAGAGCACTGTCAACGCGCCCCGAGTCAGGGCGGTCCCCACGCCCACCGGTGCGGCGAGAGTGACGAGCCTTCGCCGCCGCCCATCCCCATCGCCGCGAGGAGGAATACGGCGCCCGCCCACGCCAACGGGAACGTAAGCCCGAAAGCCGCCCATGAGACCGCCGCCCGCGAAACAACCGCCCATGACGACCTCCCCAGGGAAGAAGCCACGCCCTCTCCCCGCGATTCGGTCTACGAGGACGCCCACAGCACCCTCGATTCCCTCCAGCCCATGGAATGCACGCCCACGCAGCCGACCGAGTCACAGCCCGAACACCAAGATAATATCTATGCCAACGACGAGCCGATCTACGAGAACATCGACGACCTTCAAGCGTCGATCGGCTGCCCGACACCCGAGCCGACGCGCGGCGAGAGGCTGTGA
- the LOC125028246 gene encoding uncharacterized protein LOC125028246 isoform X2, with amino-acid sequence MGVQVGAEMEPEVVGGLVMGVSLGVAALLCTGLCLGLWCRRLRGHDGDPSPATFLVSKRKAGAYTTSDHPMAFVLPSIPQSDAGSEPHTPTPTILTPTERAKKTCATGVPTVYGRQDDENAPVHRWEVVSHTMCSCPIPNTPPPSYTPPTPYTPPTPYSPPTSYSAPVAKCRSCTPAYARGAPRPRSASPRATPLTLPLGRKKRPAPQPPVQGTPQLSPTQGGNFAYQPMPRPRSASPNTFLKSPATPTPPPRSIFMKKGAWGLDELREALRQACTDEGEVRSPTYPDPGDVTTPDSIDGWGPVWTPASSIGSGGGCGLGELRVRVRYTVRTRLLKLMILSADHLPLRLGPEPLDTYTKAVMLPEKRVRFNTRAVSAVTHASFNASFTHAARPSRLAHATLRFSVCQVTGCGRRVVVGYAAVPLSQVGFRVGLSLDLDTGPLTLHLQESAPDQQVGLGGQLQVGLSWDSEHSDLTISVLHLAGLQYDNQRDSVQVYVKVTVYTNNTILCWRRTSPRPIESEMTLFEEDLILRMPELDLDATHLVLSVRERTGPGCGRRVLGSCLVGLGGCVGEDGRHHWLDMLRAAPDIVVRTHPLAAHASYHDVLPKDFLLAMAPPPPPPKDQVSPEHCQRAPSQGGPHAHRCGESDEPSPPPIPIAARRNTAPAHANGNVSPKAAHETAARETTAHDDLPREEATPSPRDSVYEDAHSTLDSLQPMECTPTQPTESQPEHQDNIYANDEPIYENIDDLQASIGCPTPEPTRGERL; translated from the exons ATGGGTGTACAAGTGGGCGCGGAGATGGAGCCAGAAGTAGTGGGTGGCCTGGTTATGGGCGTGTCCCTGGGCGTGGCTGCTCTTCTCTGCACTGGACTTTGTCTCGGCCTCTGGTGCAG GCGTCTGCGGGGCCACGACGGCGACCCGAGTCCCGCGACCTTCCTGGTGAGCAAGCGGAAGGCAGGAGCTTACACAACGTCCGACCACCCCATGGCTTTCGTCCTCCCCTCT ATCCCACAGAGCGATGCCGGCAGCGAGccccacacacccacgcccacgatTCTCACGCCCACAGAGAGAGCCAAGAAAACATGTGCTACAGGAGTGCCCACGGTTTACGGTAGACAGGATGACGAGAACGCCCCTGTACATA gaTGGGAGGTCGTGTCCCACACCATGTGCTCGTGCCCGATCCCGAACACGCCCCCGCCCTCCTATACGCCGCCCACGCCCTACACTCCACCGACGCCCTACAGCCCGCCCACCTCCTACTCCGCCCCCGTCGCGAAGTGCCGGTCTTGCACGCCCGCCTACGCCCGCGGAGCCCCCCGCCCCCGCTCGGCTTCCCCAAGGGCGACGCCCCTCACGTTACCCctcgggaggaagaagaggccagCGCCCCAGCCTCCTGTGCAGGGGACGCCTCAGCTCTCGCCCACACAGGGAGGCAACTTCGCCTACCAGCCGATGCCACGCCCGCGCTCTGCCTCGCCCAATACCTTCTTGAAGTCGCCCGCTACGCCCACGCCGCCCCCGAGGTCTATCTTCATGAAAAA AGGGGCTTGGGGATTAGACGAACTCCGAGAAGCCCTCAGACAGGCGTGCACAGACGAGGGCGAGGTCAGGTCACCCACCTACCCTGACCCTGGAGATGTCACGACCCCGGATTCTATTGATGGCTGGGGACCTGTGTGGACACCTGCCTCTAGCATTGGCTCGG GCGGCGGGTGCGGTCTGGGCGAACTGCGGGTCCGGGTTCGCTACACAGTGAGAACGAGGCTCCTGAAGCTTATGATTCTCTCCGCTGACCACCTGCCTTTGAGACTCGGTCCTGAACCTCTCGACACTTACACAAAG GCCGTAATGCTCCCAGAGAAACGAGTGAGATTCAACACCCGCGCTGTGTCCGCCGTCACCCATGCCTCGTTCAACGCTTCCTTCACCCACGCCGCCCGCCCGTCTCGCCTCGCCCACGCCACCCTCAGGTTCTCCGTCTGCCAG GTGACAGGATGCGGACGGCGGGTCGTGGTTGGCTACGCAGCCGTACCCTTGTCTCAGGTAGGGTTCAGGGTAGGCCTATCCCTAGACCTCGACACCGGGCCTCTCACTCTCCACCTGCAGGAGAGCGCACCGGACCAGCAG GTGGGTCTTGGTGGCCAGCTGCAGGTGGGACTCAGTTGGGACTCGGAGCACAGCGACCTGACCATCAGTGTCCTTCACTTAGCCGGCCTTCAGTACGATAACCAACGTGATTCAG TGCAAGTCTACGTCAAAGTTACAGTGTACACTAACAACACCATCCTTTGCTGGCGTCGAACGAGCCCTCGTCCCATTGAGAGTGAGATGACGCTGTTCGAGGAGGACCTTATCCTTCGCATGCCCGAGTTGGACCTCGACGCCACGCACCTCGTCctcagtgtgagagagagaaccggGCCAG GCTGCGGGCGGCGAGTGCTTGGGTCGTGCCTTGTGGGTTTGGGCGGCTGCGTGGGCGAGGACGGGCGTCACCACTGGCTGGACATGCTGCGCGCCGCCCCCGACATCGTGGTGAGGACCCACCCACTGGCCGCCCACGCTTCCTACCACGACGTGCTGCCCAAGGACTTTCTCCTCGCCAtggccccccctccgcccccgcccAAGGACCAGGTGTCTCCAGAGCACTGTCAACGCGCCCCGAGTCAGGGCGGTCCCCACGCCCACCGGTGCGGCGAGAGTGACGAGCCTTCGCCGCCGCCCATCCCCATCGCCGCGAGGAGGAATACGGCGCCCGCCCACGCCAACGGGAACGTAAGCCCGAAAGCCGCCCATGAGACCGCCGCCCGCGAAACAACCGCCCATGACGACCTCCCCAGGGAAGAAGCCACGCCCTCTCCCCGCGATTCGGTCTACGAGGACGCCCACAGCACCCTCGATTCCCTCCAGCCCATGGAATGCACGCCCACGCAGCCGACCGAGTCACAGCCCGAACACCAAGATAATATCTATGCCAACGACGAGCCGATCTACGAGAACATCGACGACCTTCAAGCGTCGATCGGCTGCCCGACACCCGAGCCGACGCGCGGCGAGAGGCTGTGA